The following coding sequences lie in one Pseudomonas syringae CC1557 genomic window:
- a CDS encoding esterase-like activity of phytase family protein, whose translation MRAWLATLVLAVLASAGMPVLAAPIEGLKLQSEHPVDGMVGGNLSGLAMCNGRLWTVSDRDDNLLYSLDVSENTWKAEPHAIEAPAPQSYLPLKLRSMAGLSAVVRGGNLDFEGVSCDAAGNRYLISEAYGTVLKVPVSGTPSWLPLPKELIEQARAQGMLQHFNAIFEGIAVNAAGDRIWLAAEREKRGLLVVRLDQDRWTCGQSCVLLSESGLDTLPPEQGGKKVSTDFSDLSLYNGKLFTLERAVYRICRRDLQTGQVERCWSFAREAMVPSRRYDQPYGLTEALVVDESGAWVGIDNNFGLRADGEKRPIVWRFAAPKAGWSEGQ comes from the coding sequence ATGCGAGCCTGGCTCGCCACGCTGGTCCTTGCTGTTCTGGCGTCTGCAGGCATGCCGGTTCTCGCCGCGCCGATCGAGGGCTTGAAGCTGCAATCCGAGCATCCGGTGGATGGCATGGTCGGTGGCAATCTGTCCGGACTGGCCATGTGCAATGGCCGGCTGTGGACGGTTTCCGACCGCGACGACAACCTGCTTTACAGTCTTGATGTCTCGGAAAACACCTGGAAGGCCGAGCCACACGCTATCGAGGCTCCGGCACCGCAGAGCTATCTGCCGCTGAAGCTGCGCTCGATGGCGGGTCTTTCAGCGGTGGTGCGCGGCGGCAACCTGGATTTCGAAGGTGTCAGTTGTGACGCTGCCGGTAATCGCTACCTGATCAGCGAAGCCTATGGCACGGTCCTCAAGGTTCCGGTCAGTGGCACGCCTTCGTGGTTGCCGCTGCCGAAAGAACTGATCGAGCAGGCGCGTGCGCAAGGTATGTTGCAACACTTCAACGCGATTTTCGAAGGCATCGCCGTGAATGCTGCAGGTGACCGCATCTGGCTGGCTGCCGAGCGTGAGAAACGCGGCTTGCTGGTGGTCAGGCTCGACCAGGATCGATGGACCTGTGGGCAAAGCTGTGTGTTGCTGTCCGAATCCGGTCTCGACACGTTGCCGCCAGAGCAGGGTGGCAAAAAAGTGTCCACGGATTTTTCTGATCTATCGTTGTACAACGGCAAGCTGTTCACGCTGGAGCGTGCGGTGTACCGCATCTGTCGGCGAGACCTGCAGACCGGGCAGGTTGAGCGTTGCTGGTCGTTCGCCAGGGAGGCAATGGTCCCTTCGCGCCGTTACGATCAACCTTATGGCCTGACGGAAGCGCTGGTGGTGGACGAGAGCGGTGCCTGGGTCGGCATAGACAATAACTTCGGTCTCCGCGCCGACGGCGAAAAGCGTCCGATTGTCTGGCGTTTTGCTGCGCCGAAAGCGGGCTGGAGTGAGGGTCAGTGA
- the parE gene encoding DNA topoisomerase IV subunit B, with protein MATPSASSYNADAIEVLSGLDPVRKRPGMYTDTSRPNHLAQEVIDNSVDEALAGHARSVQVILHADNSLEVSDDGRGMPVDIHPEEGVSGVELILTKLHAGGKFSNKNYQFSGGLHGVGISVVNALSTQVRVRVKRDGNEYEMTFADGYKATELAVIGTVGKRNTGTSVYFAPDPKYFDTPKFSVSRLKHVLKAKAVLCPGLLVSFEDKASGEKVEWHYEDGLRSYLQDSVTDFLRLPDEPFCGSFAGNKEAVDWALLWLPEGGDSVQESYVNLIPTAQGGTHVNGLRQGLLDAMREFCEFRNLLPRGVKLAPEDVWERIAFVLSMKMQEPQFSGQTKERLSSREAAAFVSGVVKDAFSLWLNTHSELGLQLADLAINNAGRRLKASKKVERKRITQGPALPGKLADCAGQDPARSELFLVEGDSAGGSAKQARDKEFQAILPLRGKILNTWEVDGGEVLASQEVHNIAVAIGVDPGAADISQLRYGKICILADADSDGLHIATLLCALFVQHFRPLVDAGHVYVAMPPLYRIDLGKEIYYALDESERDGILDRLVAEKKRGKPQVTRFKGLGEMNPPQLRETTMDPNTRRLVQLTLDDYAATAEMMDMLLAKKRAGDRKSWLESKGNLAEVLT; from the coding sequence ATGGCCACTCCCAGCGCTAGCTCTTATAACGCAGACGCCATCGAAGTCCTCTCGGGCCTCGATCCGGTTCGCAAACGTCCGGGCATGTACACCGATACCTCGCGGCCCAATCACCTGGCGCAGGAAGTCATCGACAACAGCGTCGACGAAGCCCTGGCCGGTCATGCGCGCTCGGTTCAGGTCATCCTGCACGCCGACAACTCTCTGGAAGTCTCCGACGACGGTCGTGGCATGCCGGTGGACATTCACCCCGAAGAGGGTGTGTCCGGTGTCGAGCTGATCCTCACCAAGCTGCACGCGGGCGGCAAGTTTTCCAACAAGAACTACCAGTTCTCCGGCGGCCTGCACGGCGTGGGCATTTCCGTGGTCAACGCGCTGTCCACCCAGGTCCGGGTGCGGGTCAAGCGTGACGGCAACGAATACGAGATGACCTTCGCCGATGGTTACAAGGCCACTGAGCTGGCCGTCATTGGCACCGTCGGCAAGCGCAACACGGGCACCAGCGTCTATTTCGCCCCCGATCCGAAGTATTTCGATACCCCCAAGTTCTCGGTCAGCCGTCTCAAGCACGTGCTCAAGGCCAAGGCTGTGCTGTGCCCCGGCCTGCTGGTCAGCTTTGAAGACAAAGCCTCGGGCGAGAAAGTCGAGTGGCATTACGAAGACGGCCTGCGCTCTTATCTACAGGATTCGGTGACCGACTTTCTGCGCCTGCCCGACGAGCCGTTCTGCGGCAGTTTTGCCGGTAACAAAGAAGCGGTGGACTGGGCGCTGCTCTGGTTGCCCGAAGGTGGCGACAGTGTGCAGGAAAGCTACGTCAACCTGATCCCGACTGCGCAGGGCGGCACTCACGTCAATGGCTTGCGCCAAGGCCTGCTGGATGCGATGCGCGAGTTCTGCGAGTTCCGCAATCTGTTGCCGCGTGGCGTGAAACTCGCGCCGGAAGACGTCTGGGAACGCATCGCCTTTGTGTTGTCGATGAAAATGCAGGAACCGCAGTTCTCCGGGCAGACCAAAGAACGTCTGTCGTCCCGTGAAGCGGCGGCGTTTGTCTCGGGGGTGGTCAAGGACGCGTTCAGTCTGTGGCTCAACACCCACTCCGAACTGGGCCTGCAACTGGCCGATCTGGCGATCAACAACGCCGGTCGTCGCCTGAAGGCCAGCAAGAAGGTCGAACGCAAACGCATCACCCAAGGGCCGGCGTTGCCAGGCAAGCTGGCTGATTGCGCCGGTCAGGACCCCGCGCGTTCCGAGCTGTTTCTGGTCGAAGGTGATTCTGCCGGTGGTTCGGCCAAGCAGGCGCGTGACAAGGAATTCCAGGCCATCCTGCCGCTGCGCGGCAAGATTCTGAACACCTGGGAAGTGGACGGCGGCGAAGTGCTTGCCAGTCAGGAAGTGCATAACATCGCCGTTGCCATTGGCGTCGATCCGGGCGCGGCCGATATCAGCCAGTTGCGCTACGGTAAAATCTGCATCCTCGCCGACGCCGACTCGGACGGTCTGCACATCGCCACATTGCTGTGCGCGCTGTTCGTCCAGCACTTCCGTCCGCTGGTCGACGCCGGGCATGTGTATGTCGCCATGCCTCCGCTGTACCGCATCGACCTGGGCAAGGAAATCTACTACGCGCTGGACGAAAGCGAGCGCGACGGGATCCTTGACCGTCTGGTGGCAGAAAAGAAACGTGGCAAGCCGCAGGTCACCCGATTCAAGGGCCTGGGTGAAATGAACCCGCCACAACTGCGCGAGACCACCATGGACCCGAACACGCGGCGTCTGGTGCAGCTCACTCTGGATGATTACGCAGCCACTGCGGAAATGATGGACATGCTGCTCGCCAAGAAGCGCGCCGGTGATCGCAAGTCCTGGCTTGAGTCGAAGGGCAACCTCGCCGAGGTTCTGACTTGA
- a CDS encoding YqiA/YcfP family alpha/beta fold hydrolase produces the protein MISDTPALLYIHGLNSSAQSVKARQLIALMTSLGLADRLQVPELHHHPRQAMLQLESAIVELGRPLLVGSSLGGYYATHLAQRHGLKAVLINPAVNPHQLFDGFLGMQQNLYTGEQWQLTEDHIQALAELEVPAPQDPQQFQVWLQTGDETLDYRRAETFYRACALRIQAGGDHSFQGFAERLPAVLGFAGFAPELLQKIDLSAL, from the coding sequence GTGATCAGCGACACACCTGCATTGCTGTATATCCATGGCCTGAACAGTTCGGCCCAGTCAGTAAAGGCCCGTCAACTGATCGCGCTGATGACCTCCTTGGGGCTGGCCGACCGGCTACAGGTTCCTGAGCTGCATCACCATCCGCGTCAGGCCATGCTTCAGCTTGAGTCCGCCATTGTCGAACTGGGGCGCCCATTACTGGTCGGCAGCTCCCTCGGCGGCTACTATGCGACTCATTTGGCGCAGCGCCACGGTCTCAAGGCCGTGCTGATCAACCCGGCGGTCAATCCGCACCAGCTGTTCGACGGGTTTCTGGGCATGCAGCAGAATCTGTACACAGGCGAGCAATGGCAGCTGACCGAAGATCACATTCAGGCGCTGGCCGAGCTGGAAGTTCCCGCTCCGCAAGACCCGCAGCAGTTTCAGGTGTGGTTGCAGACCGGTGACGAAACGCTCGATTACCGGCGCGCCGAGACGTTTTACCGGGCCTGTGCCTTGCGCATTCAGGCGGGCGGCGACCATAGCTTTCAGGGCTTTGCCGAGCGCTTGCCTGCGGTGTTGGGTTTTGCCGGGTTTGCACCGGAACTGCTGCAAAAGATCGACCTGTCGGCGCTGTAG
- the cpdA gene encoding 3',5'-cyclic-AMP phosphodiesterase produces MPSAAPSSSVLLVQLSDSHLFAEADGALLGMSTRDSLEKVVDRVLAEQPQIDLVVASGDISQDGSVESYEAFRQISTRIAAPARWFAGNHDELPQMEHVALSDGLLEPVIDIGQWRVTLLDSAVPGSVPGFLAAQQLQLLEQSLSEAPDRHHLVCLHHHPVAIGCEWMAPIGLRNADALFAVLDRFPQVKAVLWGHVHQEYDQMRNGVRLLASPSTCIQFAPHSVDFKVDTSAPGYRWLRLHDNGRLETGVSRVTGMLFEVDESGTGY; encoded by the coding sequence TTGCCGAGCGCAGCCCCTTCATCGTCAGTTTTGCTGGTGCAGTTATCCGACAGCCACTTGTTCGCCGAGGCGGATGGCGCGTTGCTGGGCATGAGTACTCGCGACAGTCTGGAAAAAGTTGTTGATCGGGTGCTGGCCGAGCAGCCGCAGATTGATCTGGTGGTGGCCAGCGGGGATATTTCCCAGGATGGCAGCGTCGAGTCCTACGAAGCGTTTCGACAGATAAGCACGCGTATTGCTGCGCCAGCGCGCTGGTTCGCCGGTAATCACGACGAATTGCCACAGATGGAGCATGTTGCGCTGAGTGACGGGCTGCTTGAGCCGGTCATCGACATCGGTCAGTGGCGGGTGACGCTGCTGGATTCGGCGGTGCCCGGCTCGGTGCCGGGTTTTCTGGCTGCGCAGCAACTACAGTTGCTGGAACAGTCGTTGAGCGAAGCGCCTGACCGACATCATCTGGTCTGCCTGCACCACCATCCGGTGGCCATTGGCTGTGAATGGATGGCACCCATCGGTTTGCGCAACGCTGATGCATTGTTTGCGGTGCTGGATCGATTCCCGCAGGTCAAGGCTGTGCTCTGGGGGCATGTGCATCAGGAGTATGACCAGATGCGTAATGGCGTGCGCCTGCTCGCATCGCCCTCGACCTGTATTCAGTTCGCACCGCACAGCGTGGATTTCAAGGTCGATACGTCGGCGCCGGGCTATCGCTGGTTGCGGCTGCATGACAATGGGCGGCTGGAAACCGGGGTGTCCAGGGTCACGGGTATGCTGTTTGAAGTCGACGAGAGTGGCACTGGCTATTAA
- a CDS encoding DUF1249 domain-containing protein — protein MVVNLLRERYRVDLAGLQAACEANYARLMRLLPDMRNEQRSRRVAVTQGDQMLGVLAVEVLLDCPYTTTLQVRQEHSLPWLPVPVLEVQVYHDARMAEVIGAEHARRFRGIYPYPNAEMHQPDEKAQLNLFLGEWLSHCLACGHEFEAVR, from the coding sequence ATGGTCGTGAATCTATTGCGCGAACGCTACCGTGTCGATCTTGCCGGGCTACAGGCTGCGTGCGAGGCCAACTATGCGCGCCTGATGCGCCTGCTGCCCGACATGCGCAACGAACAGCGCTCGCGCCGCGTCGCCGTCACCCAGGGCGACCAGATGCTGGGCGTGCTGGCCGTCGAAGTGCTGCTCGACTGCCCGTACACCACCACCCTGCAAGTCCGCCAGGAACACAGCCTGCCCTGGCTGCCGGTGCCCGTGCTCGAAGTGCAGGTCTATCACGATGCGCGCATGGCCGAAGTCATCGGTGCCGAACATGCACGGCGCTTTCGCGGTATCTATCCCTATCCCAACGCTGAAATGCACCAGCCAGACGAAAAGGCCCAGCTCAACCTGTTCCTGGGCGAATGGCTGAGCCATTGCCTGGCGTGTGGGCATGAGTTTGAAGCGGTGCGTTAA
- a CDS encoding NUDIX domain-containing protein produces MTQNTRTAPTAFETISRENCFKGFYKLDKLHVRHELFAGGMSKEISRELFVRHDAVCVLPYDAKRDEVVLIEQFRVGAMKKADNPWLIELVAGLIDKDELPEEVAHREAEEEAGLVFDALWPITKYFPSPGGSDEFVHLYMGRCSSAGAGGLHGLEAEGEDIRVTVWSFDDAMQAMKDGRIKNASTIIALQWLALNRAEIRGLWS; encoded by the coding sequence ATGACCCAGAACACACGAACTGCACCTACAGCGTTTGAAACAATCAGCCGTGAAAACTGCTTCAAGGGCTTCTATAAGCTGGACAAGCTGCATGTGCGCCATGAGCTGTTCGCAGGTGGCATGAGCAAGGAAATCAGTCGCGAACTGTTCGTGCGTCACGATGCCGTCTGCGTGCTTCCTTATGACGCCAAACGCGATGAAGTGGTGCTGATCGAGCAGTTCCGCGTCGGTGCCATGAAGAAGGCCGACAACCCATGGTTGATCGAACTGGTTGCCGGTCTCATTGACAAGGACGAGCTGCCGGAAGAAGTTGCTCATCGCGAGGCAGAAGAGGAAGCTGGGCTGGTGTTCGATGCGCTGTGGCCAATCACCAAATATTTCCCTTCGCCGGGCGGCAGTGACGAGTTCGTCCACCTGTACATGGGGCGCTGCAGCAGCGCAGGGGCAGGTGGTTTGCATGGCCTTGAGGCGGAAGGCGAAGACATCCGCGTGACGGTCTGGTCGTTCGACGACGCGATGCAGGCGATGAAAGACGGAAGAATCAAGAACGCTTCAACGATCATTGCCTTGCAATGGCTGGCGTTGAATCGCGCTGAAATAAGGGGATTATGGTCGTGA
- a CDS encoding RsiV family protein: MSLLRITSLACLALLLGACQSLFTPNMRTPLQVQRDASELIKPGCTTADCPLVNVDTVHFPDEPRLDAIVQKTLLQLTVGETSASAPPSVKAYQEQFLSQAQGRNASYLQAKVREQHDGIVVVELSSYLDNGGAHGNPGRAFINYSRQQQKVLTLADMIIPGKESEFWQKAQLAHQGWLVSTKMNEDSEFIKTWPFKRTPHIALTYGAVILKYPVETIAPYAMGHIELKIPYPQLNGILRPELFPGRG; this comes from the coding sequence ATGTCGTTATTGAGGATCACTTCACTGGCTTGCCTGGCCCTGTTGCTCGGCGCCTGCCAAAGCCTCTTCACACCCAACATGCGCACCCCGCTGCAAGTCCAGCGCGATGCTTCCGAGCTGATCAAGCCGGGCTGCACCACCGCTGACTGCCCGCTGGTGAACGTCGATACCGTGCATTTCCCCGATGAGCCGCGCCTGGACGCCATCGTCCAGAAGACGCTGCTGCAATTGACCGTCGGTGAAACCAGCGCGTCGGCACCGCCGTCCGTCAAAGCCTATCAGGAGCAGTTCCTGAGCCAGGCCCAGGGTCGCAACGCCAGTTACCTGCAAGCCAAGGTACGCGAACAGCATGACGGTATCGTGGTTGTGGAGCTGTCCAGTTATCTGGATAACGGTGGCGCTCACGGCAATCCCGGCCGTGCGTTCATCAACTATTCGCGTCAGCAACAGAAAGTTCTGACCCTGGCCGACATGATCATTCCGGGCAAGGAAAGCGAGTTCTGGCAGAAAGCCCAACTGGCTCACCAGGGCTGGCTGGTCTCGACCAAGATGAACGAAGACAGCGAATTCATTAAGACCTGGCCTTTCAAGCGCACACCGCATATCGCCCTGACCTACGGTGCCGTGATCCTCAAGTATCCGGTGGAAACCATTGCGCCCTACGCAATGGGCCATATCGAACTGAAGATTCCTTATCCGCAGCTCAATGGCATCCTCAGACCGGAACTGTTCCCCGGTCGCGGTTGA
- the cytX gene encoding putative hydroxymethylpyrimidine transporter CytX: MNTPGTYSPDTPVPASQRVFGGRDLFSLWFSLGIGLMVLQTGALLAPGLGMSGAMLAIFLGTLLGVLLLASVAVIGCDTGLSSMAALTLSLGSKGASVPALLNLLQLIGWGSFELIVMRDAASLLGARAFADGSPLTSPLLWTLLFGALATLLAVSGPLTFVRRFLRKWGVWILLAACSWLTWNLLAKADLGALWATTGDGSMPFASGFDIAIAMPLSWLPLIADYSRFGQRARSVFGGTAVGFFIGNFWLMSLGVAYTLAFAPSGEVNALLLALAGAGLGIPLLLILLDETENAFADIHSAAVSSALLTRIKVEHLALIIGVICTLIACLAPLAQYQNFLLLIGSVFAPLFGVVLVDHFILRRRSGQVVERGLRWMSLLAWLGGISTYHLLANLYPEVGATLPALIVAGVLQLLIDGAINRDRGTVPV; the protein is encoded by the coding sequence GTGAACACACCCGGCACCTATTCCCCCGACACCCCCGTCCCCGCCAGTCAGCGGGTGTTCGGCGGGCGGGATCTGTTTTCCCTGTGGTTTTCCCTTGGCATCGGCCTGATGGTATTGCAGACCGGGGCCTTGCTGGCGCCGGGGCTCGGCATGTCGGGCGCGATGCTGGCGATTTTTCTCGGCACGTTGCTGGGCGTTTTGCTGCTCGCCAGTGTCGCGGTGATCGGCTGCGACACCGGTTTGTCGTCCATGGCTGCGCTCACGCTCAGCCTGGGCAGCAAGGGCGCGTCGGTACCTGCGCTGTTGAACCTGCTGCAACTGATCGGTTGGGGCTCTTTCGAGCTTATCGTCATGCGCGATGCCGCCAGCCTGTTGGGCGCCCGAGCTTTTGCAGACGGCAGCCCATTGACCAGTCCGCTGCTCTGGACACTGTTGTTCGGTGCGCTGGCCACCCTGCTGGCGGTCAGTGGGCCGTTGACCTTCGTGCGCCGTTTTTTGCGCAAATGGGGCGTATGGATTTTGCTGGCGGCCTGCTCATGGCTGACCTGGAACCTGCTCGCCAAAGCTGATCTGGGCGCGCTGTGGGCGACAACCGGCGACGGTTCGATGCCGTTCGCCTCAGGGTTCGACATTGCCATTGCTATGCCCTTGTCCTGGTTGCCATTGATCGCCGACTACTCGCGCTTCGGCCAGCGCGCCAGAAGTGTCTTCGGCGGCACCGCAGTCGGTTTTTTCATCGGCAACTTCTGGCTGATGAGCCTCGGCGTTGCGTACACCCTGGCGTTTGCGCCGAGTGGTGAAGTCAATGCCTTGCTGCTAGCGCTGGCGGGTGCAGGCCTGGGGATTCCGCTGTTGCTGATTCTGCTGGATGAAACCGAGAATGCGTTCGCTGATATCCACTCGGCTGCGGTTTCCAGCGCGCTGCTGACGCGCATCAAGGTCGAGCATCTGGCATTGATCATTGGCGTGATCTGCACCTTGATCGCCTGTCTCGCGCCATTGGCGCAGTACCAGAACTTCCTGTTGCTGATTGGCTCGGTGTTCGCGCCGCTGTTCGGCGTGGTGCTGGTTGACCATTTCATTCTGCGTCGGCGCAGTGGTCAGGTCGTGGAGAGGGGGCTGCGCTGGATGAGTCTGCTGGCGTGGCTGGGCGGCATCAGCACCTATCACCTGCTGGCCAATCTCTATCCCGAAGTGGGCGCAACACTGCCAGCGCTCATTGTCGCTGGCGTGTTGCAGCTGTTGATCGACGGAGCAATCAACCGCGACCGGGGAACAGTTCCGGTCTGA
- the thiC gene encoding phosphomethylpyrimidine synthase ThiC: MSTTLKNTAHLSESAQVDSGSVQPFTRSQKIYVQGSRPDIRVPMREITLDVTPTDFGGEINAPVTVYDTSGPYTDPNVIIDVRKGLADVRSPWIESRNDTERLPGLTSNFGQQRLSDAELTALRFAHVRNPRRAKSGANVSQMHYARQGIITAEMEYVAIRENMKLQEARAAGLLTQQHAGHSFGASVPKEITAEFVREEIARGRAIIPANINHVELEPMIIGRNFLVKINGNIGNSALGSSIEEEVAKLTWGIRWGSDTVMDLSTGKHIHETREWIIRNSPVPIGTVPIYQALEKVGGAAEDLTWELFRDTLIEQAEQGVDYFTIHAGVLLRYVPLTAKRVTGIVSRGGSIMAKWCLAHHQENFLYTHFEDICEIMKAYDVSFSLGDGLRPGSIADANDAAQFGELETLGELTKIAWKHDVQTMIEGPGHVPMQLIKENMDKQLECCDEAPFYTLGPLTTDIAPGYDHITSGIGAAMIGWFGCAMLCYVTPKEHLGLPNKDDVKTGIITYKIAAHAADLAKGHPGAQIRDNALSKARFEFRWEDQFNLGLDPDTARSYHDETLPKDSAKVAHFCSMCGPKFCSMKITQEVREYAANQRIEAVDVDVAKGLAEQAERFKQEGSQLYKKV; this comes from the coding sequence ATGAGTACAACACTAAAAAACACAGCCCATTTGAGCGAGTCGGCGCAGGTCGATTCCGGATCGGTACAGCCCTTTACCCGTTCGCAGAAAATCTACGTTCAGGGCTCGCGCCCGGACATCCGCGTGCCGATGCGCGAAATCACTCTGGATGTCACACCGACCGACTTTGGCGGCGAAATCAATGCCCCGGTCACGGTTTATGACACCTCCGGCCCGTATACCGACCCCAACGTGATCATCGACGTGCGCAAAGGCCTGGCCGACGTCCGCTCTCCGTGGATCGAGTCGCGCAATGACACCGAGCGCCTGCCTGGCCTGACCTCCAACTTCGGCCAGCAACGCTTGAGCGACGCCGAACTGACCGCGCTGCGTTTTGCCCATGTGCGCAACCCGCGCCGCGCCAAGTCAGGGGCCAACGTCAGCCAGATGCACTATGCGCGTCAGGGCATCATTACCGCCGAGATGGAATACGTCGCCATCCGCGAGAACATGAAGCTTCAGGAAGCCCGCGCCGCCGGCCTGCTGACCCAGCAGCACGCCGGGCACAGTTTCGGTGCCAGCGTCCCGAAGGAAATCACCGCCGAGTTCGTGCGTGAAGAGATCGCCCGTGGCCGCGCCATCATCCCGGCCAACATCAACCACGTCGAACTGGAACCGATGATCATCGGCCGTAACTTCCTGGTGAAGATCAACGGCAACATCGGCAACAGTGCGCTGGGTTCCTCGATTGAAGAGGAAGTCGCCAAGCTGACCTGGGGCATTCGCTGGGGCTCGGACACGGTCATGGACTTGTCCACTGGCAAGCACATTCACGAAACCCGCGAATGGATCATCCGCAACTCGCCGGTACCGATTGGCACTGTGCCGATCTATCAGGCGCTGGAAAAAGTCGGTGGCGCGGCCGAGGACCTGACCTGGGAGCTGTTCCGCGACACGCTGATCGAGCAGGCCGAGCAGGGGGTCGATTACTTCACTATCCACGCTGGCGTGCTGCTGCGCTATGTGCCACTGACCGCCAAGCGTGTGACCGGGATTGTCAGCCGGGGCGGCTCGATCATGGCCAAGTGGTGCCTGGCGCATCACCAGGAAAACTTCCTGTACACCCATTTCGAAGACATCTGCGAAATCATGAAGGCCTACGACGTCAGCTTCTCGCTGGGCGACGGCCTGCGTCCCGGCTCGATTGCCGACGCCAACGACGCGGCACAATTTGGTGAACTGGAAACCCTCGGCGAACTGACCAAAATCGCCTGGAAGCATGACGTGCAGACCATGATCGAAGGCCCCGGTCATGTGCCGATGCAGTTGATCAAGGAGAACATGGACAAGCAACTGGAATGCTGCGACGAAGCGCCGTTCTACACGCTGGGCCCGCTGACCACCGATATCGCTCCGGGTTACGACCACATCACGTCAGGCATCGGCGCAGCAATGATCGGCTGGTTTGGCTGCGCCATGCTGTGTTACGTCACGCCCAAGGAGCACCTGGGGCTGCCGAACAAGGATGACGTGAAGACCGGGATCATCACCTACAAGATCGCTGCCCACGCGGCGGATCTGGCCAAAGGGCATCCGGGCGCGCAGATCCGCGACAACGCGCTGAGCAAGGCACGCTTTGAATTTCGCTGGGAAGACCAGTTCAACCTTGGCCTGGACCCGGACACCGCACGCTCGTACCACGACGAAACCCTGCCCAAGGACTCGGCCAAGGTCGCGCACTTCTGTTCCATGTGCGGGCCGAAATTCTGCTCGATGAAAATCACCCAGGAAGTACGTGAGTACGCGGCCAATCAGCGTATTGAAGCGGTGGACGTCGACGTCGCCAAAGGCCTCGCCGAACAGGCCGAGCGGTTCAAGCAGGAAGGTAGTCAGCTGTACAAGAAAGTGTAG